The Pedobacter roseus genome contains a region encoding:
- a CDS encoding rhomboid family intramembrane serine protease — protein sequence MSISWGYSPKIEKFIPLAGFPADKYLIVAKQAIENLGWSLSHVSETGLIAYTPISFQSYSEEISIRIHGNFAVVKSECVGIQMLFNDYGKNDLNLGKFFHEFEYVEFHLKDVWEENLIKFHRFIETQDDHYFEKAPLATKNKIKNVLFLFFPQKGYTVTPILVLVNIFYYIALVLFSIVYLRYQFVRNGSSYDPDFIEALKKIALNFGVNQRNLVLGGEYWRLISYQFIHGSKSHLFFNMYALVYLGLMIENKLGWKKYLFIYIMSGICGGLVSLIFHQEGVMMGASGAIMGLYGAFIALLITKTFEPKATKALLVSTLIVSLLVLINGAFGKRVDNAAHIGGFVSGLIFTYLLNYKWDKTFEVKTWARYAVSVLLFLMFFSGVIHFSPKYGTEEYRKLRDTFNGNMGSLNGIMNLKISLPKDVKLASIKEDGIIPTERNLVIIKQMQALTLRPEDALERDEKVKLSKASHRAVMLMYRDIKADSTYRYSKQTSTALAQVFEILYKPD from the coding sequence ATGTCAATCAGTTGGGGTTACTCGCCTAAAATTGAAAAATTTATTCCTTTGGCCGGATTTCCGGCAGATAAATATTTAATTGTTGCCAAACAGGCCATTGAAAATCTGGGCTGGAGTTTAAGCCATGTTTCCGAAACCGGCTTAATTGCTTATACGCCAATATCCTTCCAATCGTACAGCGAAGAAATTTCGATCCGTATCCATGGAAATTTCGCTGTAGTAAAAAGTGAATGTGTGGGTATCCAGATGCTGTTTAATGATTATGGCAAGAATGACTTAAACCTGGGTAAATTTTTTCATGAATTTGAATATGTAGAGTTTCACCTGAAAGATGTTTGGGAAGAGAACCTGATTAAATTCCACCGGTTTATAGAAACGCAGGATGATCATTATTTTGAAAAAGCACCTTTGGCTACCAAAAATAAGATCAAAAATGTACTGTTCTTGTTTTTTCCGCAAAAAGGCTATACGGTAACGCCGATTCTGGTTCTCGTAAATATCTTTTATTATATCGCGCTTGTTCTTTTCTCAATAGTGTACCTAAGGTATCAATTTGTAAGAAATGGGAGCAGTTATGATCCCGATTTTATAGAGGCACTTAAAAAGATCGCATTAAATTTTGGTGTTAACCAGCGTAATCTGGTGCTGGGCGGCGAATACTGGCGTTTAATTAGCTATCAGTTTATCCATGGATCTAAATCGCATCTGTTTTTTAATATGTATGCCCTGGTTTACCTGGGGTTGATGATCGAAAATAAACTGGGCTGGAAGAAATACCTTTTTATTTATATAATGAGCGGCATTTGTGGCGGTTTGGTGAGCTTGATTTTTCACCAGGAAGGCGTGATGATGGGCGCTTCTGGCGCTATAATGGGTTTATACGGCGCTTTTATAGCTTTATTGATTACCAAAACTTTCGAACCTAAGGCTACCAAAGCGTTGTTGGTAAGTACATTGATTGTTTCTTTACTGGTTCTCATCAATGGTGCATTTGGAAAAAGGGTTGATAATGCGGCACATATTGGTGGTTTTGTTTCGGGTTTAATTTTTACTTATCTGCTTAACTATAAATGGGATAAAACTTTCGAAGTTAAAACCTGGGCAAGATATGCGGTATCAGTGCTTTTATTTTTAATGTTTTTTAGCGGAGTAATTCATTTTAGTCCGAAATATGGAACAGAGGAATATCGCAAATTGAGGGATACTTTTAACGGTAATATGGGCTCACTCAACGGCATTATGAATTTGAAAATCTCTTTGCCTAAAGATGTTAAACTCGCTTCTATCAAAGAAGATGGTATTATACCCACGGAAAGAAACCTGGTGATTATTAAGCAAATGCAGGCCCTGACTTTGAGACCTGAAGATGCTTTAGAACGTGATGAAAAGGTAAAACTGAGTAAAGCATCCCATCGTGCCGTAATGCTGATGTATAGGGATATTAAGGCCGATAGCACTTATCGCTATAGCAAACAGACTTCTACTGCATTGGCACAGGTTTTCGAAATTCTTTACAAACCGGATTAA